From Butyricimonas paravirosa, one genomic window encodes:
- the recN gene encoding DNA repair protein RecN, producing the protein MIKNIHIGNYALIDKTNIELEKGFTIITGETGAGKSILLGAIGLTLGQRADVAAIMDKNRKCVVEITYDVVGYDLQQWFADNDLDYDDEVVVRRELTADGKSRAFINDTPVNNKLLKEFGSFLIDVHSQHQSLLIGQPEYQLEILDAFCGNQALLKDYRVKYTRRQGLLSELTSLKQRAKEAEQEEDYLKFQFNQLDEARLREGEQQELEEELAVLNNAENIKSAFSESTYVLTESDNPVIQALKGVKNRMATLEGIVKEAADYEQRLSSVILELEDIADESERMAERVEYNPARVDVINERLNVMYDLLHKHRLEKVEELIALKEELGKKLKGIQSFAEQIEILEKQIKSVETEMDSLAGKLHKARVASEEKLREEMRGLLVSMGIKHAVFKVMITPLDHFTTTGKDDVSFLFSANKNQEPGELVKVASGGEISRLMLSLKYILSRTKQLPVIIFDEIDTGVSGEIAHRMAEMMKEMARRMQVISISHLPQIAAAGDHHFKVYKEDDQVGTISRIRRLTDEERVAEIAGMISGSVVSDAALENARLLLGQF; encoded by the coding sequence ATGATAAAGAACATCCATATAGGAAATTACGCTTTGATCGATAAAACGAATATCGAGCTAGAGAAGGGATTTACGATTATTACCGGGGAAACAGGTGCGGGAAAATCCATTTTGTTGGGTGCGATCGGGCTGACGTTGGGACAGCGGGCTGATGTTGCAGCCATTATGGATAAGAACAGAAAATGCGTGGTCGAGATCACGTATGATGTCGTGGGGTACGATTTACAGCAATGGTTTGCTGATAATGACTTGGATTATGACGACGAGGTGGTCGTGAGACGAGAATTGACGGCAGACGGCAAATCGAGGGCGTTTATTAATGATACTCCCGTAAATAACAAATTATTGAAAGAGTTCGGGAGCTTCTTGATCGACGTGCATTCGCAGCATCAGTCCTTACTTATCGGGCAACCGGAATATCAATTGGAAATACTGGATGCTTTTTGCGGTAATCAAGCGTTGTTGAAAGATTACCGGGTAAAATATACCCGTCGACAGGGATTGTTGTCAGAACTGACTTCACTAAAACAGCGGGCAAAAGAGGCCGAGCAAGAGGAAGATTATTTGAAATTCCAGTTTAACCAGCTGGATGAAGCCCGTCTGCGAGAAGGAGAACAGCAGGAGTTGGAGGAAGAGCTGGCCGTGTTGAATAACGCGGAGAATATTAAATCTGCCTTTTCCGAATCGACGTATGTATTAACGGAATCGGATAATCCCGTTATTCAGGCCTTGAAAGGGGTGAAGAATCGGATGGCGACATTGGAGGGGATCGTGAAAGAGGCTGCCGACTACGAGCAACGTCTGAGTTCGGTGATTCTCGAACTGGAAGATATAGCCGATGAATCGGAACGGATGGCGGAACGGGTGGAATACAACCCGGCAAGAGTCGACGTGATCAACGAGCGGTTGAACGTGATGTATGATTTGCTACACAAGCACCGGTTGGAAAAAGTCGAGGAACTGATCGCTTTAAAGGAGGAGTTAGGGAAGAAGTTGAAAGGAATACAATCCTTTGCGGAACAGATCGAAATATTGGAAAAACAAATTAAGTCCGTGGAGACGGAAATGGATTCGTTGGCGGGTAAGCTACATAAAGCCCGTGTGGCGTCGGAGGAGAAATTGAGAGAAGAGATGCGGGGATTGCTGGTAAGCATGGGGATTAAACATGCCGTGTTTAAGGTTATGATCACCCCGTTGGATCATTTTACGACGACGGGAAAAGATGACGTGAGTTTCTTGTTTTCGGCGAACAAGAATCAGGAGCCGGGAGAACTGGTAAAAGTGGCGTCCGGGGGAGAAATTTCCCGGTTGATGTTGTCGCTGAAGTATATCCTGTCCCGCACGAAACAATTGCCGGTCATTATCTTTGATGAGATTGACACGGGGGTTTCCGGGGAAATCGCTCACCGGATGGCTGAGATGATGAAAGAGATGGCTCGCCGGATGCAGGTGATCAGTATTTCCCATCTGCCCCAGATTGCCGCGGCGGGAGATCACCACTTTAAGGTATATAAAGAAGACGATCAGGTGGGAACAATTTCCCGTATCCGTCGTTTAACAGATGAAGAGCGGGTGGCGGAAATAGCCGGAATGATCAGCGGGAGTGTTGTCAGTGATGCAGCGTTGGAGAATGCCCGGTTGCTACTCGGTCAATTTTAA
- a CDS encoding HigA family addiction module antitoxin, with amino-acid sequence MGTSANNLQSFRPFHPGELVKEELECRGIKQKDFAKKFGLSYSALNEILNAKRPISTEFALFLEAALDINADLLVRMQTDYDLQMARKNDTLLEKLNRIKNIAAIF; translated from the coding sequence ATGGGAACATCCGCAAATAATTTACAGTCATTTCGTCCATTCCATCCGGGAGAACTGGTAAAAGAAGAATTGGAATGCAGAGGAATCAAACAAAAGGATTTTGCCAAAAAGTTTGGATTATCGTATAGCGCATTAAATGAAATTTTGAATGCCAAACGTCCAATATCAACTGAATTTGCATTATTTCTGGAAGCTGCATTAGATATAAACGCAGATCTACTGGTAAGAATGCAAACAGACTATGATCTACAAATGGCTCGCAAGAATGATACACTACTTGAAAAACTAAATAGGATCAAGAATATAGCAGCAATATTTTAA
- a CDS encoding transcription antitermination protein NusB, with the protein MTSRRLIRIKVLQLLYSYTKKEGVTITEVERDLFKSITKSTDLYYHVFLLITEIQRRAFLKIDAARNRKLASQRELNPNTRFIDNPVINQIANNRKFKTYVSTNLVSLNECQDVVALLHDRMMEMDFFKLYMSKPSVTYEDHKKLVLDMISELIAEDEDFDQAMEEKNIFWNDDFELVLSIVYKTVKNMKESYSEDTVFFISLYNEEEDLSFAKTLFRKSILDMKENLELVDQFTTNWELDRISDMDKLIMDAAICELKYFPSIPVKVTLDEYIEISKNYCSPKSSGFINGVLDKTVALLKEKNEIRKVGRGLME; encoded by the coding sequence ATGACAAGTAGAAGATTAATTAGAATTAAAGTTTTACAGCTTTTATATTCTTACACGAAGAAAGAGGGAGTGACAATTACGGAAGTGGAAAGAGATTTGTTCAAAAGTATAACCAAAAGTACGGATTTATACTACCACGTTTTCCTCTTAATCACGGAAATCCAACGTCGTGCATTCTTAAAAATAGATGCTGCCCGTAATCGGAAACTTGCATCACAAAGAGAGTTAAACCCGAACACCCGCTTTATTGACAACCCGGTAATCAATCAAATTGCCAATAACCGGAAATTCAAGACCTATGTTTCCACGAATTTGGTTTCTTTGAACGAGTGTCAAGACGTGGTCGCCTTGCTGCATGACCGCATGATGGAAATGGATTTTTTCAAGCTTTACATGTCCAAACCCAGCGTGACTTACGAGGATCACAAGAAACTCGTGCTTGACATGATCTCGGAATTAATCGCAGAAGATGAAGATTTCGACCAAGCCATGGAAGAAAAGAATATTTTCTGGAATGACGATTTCGAACTCGTGTTAAGCATCGTGTACAAAACGGTGAAGAATATGAAAGAAAGCTATTCAGAAGACACCGTTTTCTTTATCTCTTTATATAACGAGGAAGAAGACTTGAGTTTTGCGAAAACCCTGTTCCGGAAGTCCATTCTCGATATGAAGGAAAACCTGGAATTAGTGGATCAGTTCACTACCAACTGGGAACTCGACCGAATTTCCGACATGGATAAACTAATCATGGATGCGGCAATCTGCGAGCTGAAATATTTCCCCTCTATCCCCGTGAAGGTGACTCTGGACGAGTATATCGAGATTTCCAAGAACTATTGTTCCCCGAAAAGTAGCGGGTTTATTAATGGTGTTCTCGACAAAACCGTGGCTCTTCTGAAAGAAAAGAATGAAATCAGAAAAGTCGGTCGAGGTTTGATGGAGTAA
- a CDS encoding type II toxin-antitoxin system RelE/ParE family toxin encodes MNVEFEKKYLVELYETGKTSDKKHRFQPNIINGYLKCVKALLNSTRIEDLYNYQALNYEKLKGDKKGLSSLRINDQYRLEFREIPSQSNQTTIEICSLVEITNHYK; translated from the coding sequence ATGAATGTTGAGTTTGAAAAGAAATATTTAGTTGAGTTATACGAAACTGGAAAAACATCAGATAAAAAACACCGTTTCCAGCCCAATATAATTAACGGCTATTTAAAATGTGTGAAAGCATTACTAAACTCCACGCGTATAGAAGATTTGTACAATTACCAAGCTCTAAACTATGAAAAATTGAAGGGTGATAAGAAGGGACTCTCTTCTCTACGTATAAATGACCAGTACAGGCTTGAATTTCGAGAAATTCCAAGCCAATCTAATCAAACGACAATAGAAATATGTTCATTAGTAGAGATCACGAATCATTATAAATAA
- a CDS encoding TIGR00730 family Rossman fold protein, producing the protein MKICVFCASSESVDNVYFEAAADLGKEIVMRGWGLLYGGTNCGLMREVSDAVKNGGGEVTGIIPQCIVNRGVSAEGISELIVAPDMKERKSMMREKADAFIALPGGWGTLEEITEVITLKQLGIHNKPIIFLNTNDFYEYFFLFINNIRKEGFVSKAYDGLYVVVNTVEEAVEYIENYQAKDFSSKY; encoded by the coding sequence ATGAAAATTTGTGTGTTTTGTGCATCATCGGAGAGTGTCGATAACGTGTATTTTGAGGCTGCGGCTGATTTGGGGAAAGAGATCGTGATGCGGGGATGGGGGTTGCTGTATGGCGGGACAAATTGCGGGTTGATGCGTGAGGTGTCGGATGCCGTGAAGAATGGTGGGGGAGAGGTGACCGGGATCATTCCGCAATGCATCGTGAACCGGGGTGTTTCGGCAGAAGGTATTTCCGAATTAATCGTGGCTCCCGATATGAAAGAACGAAAGAGCATGATGCGTGAAAAAGCAGATGCTTTTATCGCTTTACCCGGGGGATGGGGAACGCTGGAAGAGATCACGGAAGTGATTACCTTGAAACAACTTGGAATACATAATAAACCAATTATTTTCCTTAATACGAACGATTTTTACGAGTATTTTTTCCTTTTTATCAATAATATTCGCAAGGAAGGATTCGTGTCAAAGGCCTATGATGGGTTGTATGTCGTCGTAAATACGGTGGAAGAGGCAGTGGAGTATATCGAGAATTATCAGGCTAAAGATTTTTCAAGTAAATATTAA
- a CDS encoding response regulator, which produces MKIKILYAEDDEFTRKFEIRRLKECGFNVSSVEDGQEAWDEYQKGRYDLLLLDGDMPKMQGEEVMRLVRETGDDIAIVMYSGLPDYSLLNEGVDECIDKGTRNSQEVEWRIKTAFRRSQERKEMNRLKAPKTEKRKTFWDRFKRNS; this is translated from the coding sequence ATGAAAATTAAGATTTTGTATGCGGAAGATGATGAGTTTACACGGAAATTTGAAATTAGGCGTTTAAAAGAGTGTGGATTTAACGTATCCTCGGTAGAGGATGGACAGGAAGCTTGGGACGAATATCAAAAAGGTCGTTATGATTTATTACTTCTAGATGGAGATATGCCGAAAATGCAAGGTGAAGAAGTGATGCGTCTTGTTAGGGAAACGGGAGATGATATTGCCATCGTGATGTATAGCGGCCTGCCGGATTACAGCCTTTTGAATGAGGGTGTTGATGAGTGTATTGATAAAGGAACTCGTAACTCGCAAGAAGTGGAATGGCGTATCAAGACGGCATTTCGACGTTCTCAGGAAAGAAAGGAAATGAATCGCTTGAAAGCGCCAAAGACAGAAAAACGGAAAACATTCTGGGATAGATTCAAACGAAATTCATGA